The proteins below come from a single Longimicrobium terrae genomic window:
- a CDS encoding nucleoside deaminase, whose product MIIPPVQIDYPDWVQHTVDWDRRYTSDHDKMRLAIDLSRQNVVRKTGGPFGAAIFNAATGELVSVGMNSVVRLNNCTLHGEMVAFMMAQSRLSCFSLRTSDGPEYVLATSCEPCAMCLGATLWSGVRRVLCGASRDDARRIDFDEGPVFPDSYAYLAERGIRFEHGLLRDEADEVLQLYGSSKGIIYNG is encoded by the coding sequence ATGATCATCCCGCCCGTCCAGATCGACTATCCCGACTGGGTTCAGCATACGGTAGACTGGGACCGCCGCTACACGTCCGATCACGACAAGATGCGGCTGGCCATCGACCTCTCCCGCCAGAACGTGGTTCGCAAAACGGGAGGTCCGTTCGGCGCGGCCATCTTCAATGCCGCCACGGGCGAGCTGGTTTCCGTGGGGATGAACAGCGTGGTGCGGCTCAACAACTGCACGCTGCACGGCGAGATGGTGGCGTTCATGATGGCGCAGTCGCGGCTGAGCTGCTTCAGCCTGCGAACGAGCGACGGGCCCGAGTACGTGCTGGCCACCTCGTGCGAGCCCTGCGCCATGTGCCTGGGCGCCACGCTGTGGAGCGGAGTGCGCCGCGTGCTGTGCGGCGCCAGCCGCGACGACGCCCGCCGCATCGATTTTGACGAGGGCCCGGTGTTCCCCGATTCGTACGCCTATCTGGCGGAGCGCGGCATCCGATTCGAGCACGGCCTGTTGCGCGACGAGGCGGATGAGGTGCTTCAGCTGTACGGTTCGTCAAAGGGAATCATCTACAACGGATGA
- a CDS encoding protein adenylyltransferase SelO family protein, translated as MADLKHLEFDNTYARLGEPFARRVQPTPLRDPHPVAWNPDAAELLGIDAAEAEDGFWWKAFSGNEALPGAEPAAMLYAGHQFGAWVPQLGDGRAILLGEVRAPGGKWDLHLKGGGGTPFSRGFDERAVLRSTIREYLCGEAMHGLGIPTTRGLCITGSREPVRRETMETAATLVRLAPSHVRFGTFQVFASRGETEHLRTLAEYVIDHHFPHLTGEPDRVVRLLREVVERTARLVARWQSVGVAATVMRAPRQKAGRHCTAACRTLCFRPEPHSRRRKTFGRSCGICWG; from the coding sequence GTGGCTGACCTGAAGCATCTGGAGTTCGACAACACGTATGCGCGGCTCGGGGAGCCGTTCGCGCGACGGGTGCAGCCCACGCCGCTGCGGGATCCGCATCCCGTGGCCTGGAACCCGGATGCGGCGGAACTGCTGGGGATCGACGCCGCGGAAGCGGAGGACGGGTTCTGGTGGAAGGCGTTCAGCGGCAACGAGGCGCTTCCCGGCGCGGAGCCGGCCGCCATGCTGTACGCCGGCCACCAGTTCGGCGCGTGGGTGCCGCAACTGGGCGACGGCCGCGCCATCCTTCTCGGCGAGGTGCGCGCGCCTGGCGGCAAGTGGGATCTGCACCTCAAGGGCGGCGGCGGCACGCCGTTCTCGCGCGGATTCGACGAGCGCGCGGTGCTGCGCTCCACCATCCGCGAATACCTGTGCGGCGAGGCCATGCACGGGCTTGGAATCCCGACGACGCGCGGGCTGTGCATCACCGGCAGCAGAGAGCCGGTGCGGCGGGAAACGATGGAGACCGCGGCCACGCTCGTTCGCCTGGCGCCCAGCCACGTGCGTTTCGGCACGTTCCAGGTGTTCGCGTCGCGCGGGGAGACGGAGCACCTGCGCACGCTGGCGGAGTACGTCATCGACCATCATTTCCCCCATCTGACGGGCGAGCCGGACCGCGTCGTCCGCCTTCTGCGCGAGGTGGTGGAGCGCACGGCGCGGCTGGTGGCACGGTGGCAGTCGGTGGGCGTGGCGGCAACTGTCATGCGTGCGCCGCGTCAGAAGGCGGGGCGGCATTGCACGGCGGCATGTCGCACACTTTGCTTCCGTCCGGAACCTCACTCGCGCCGGCGAAAAACCTTTGGAAGATCCTGCGGAATCTGCTGGGGATGA
- a CDS encoding RHS repeat-associated core domain-containing protein: MPSQPGDNETVDGYVPGRPGNINPTYLYCLAAVQWAGKYIWLDHSVRAMPPGNRSSGLGSLVHNKRDLSGNLYMRNRYYDAQAGRFSQEDPIGLAGGLNAYGFAAGDPVSYSDPYGLCADRLYKRRGLLGLFGVGEKTCPGGLSHQEYDITFAALNTLVPGSETTRLFHMLDHGGIRRVERTWRGRPAEADYKRGRINVMYGFFDGKQPGSLTGYNTPGERGWVLGHELGHIFQYETGKLVQHADNPAIPSNRAYILGLFRDQSQNGENALLQGDANLVGCRIARQPGLWGPHVC, encoded by the coding sequence GTGCCTTCGCAGCCGGGCGACAACGAGACGGTGGACGGGTACGTGCCGGGCCGGCCAGGCAACATCAATCCCACGTACCTGTACTGCCTGGCCGCGGTGCAGTGGGCGGGCAAGTACATCTGGCTGGACCACAGCGTGCGCGCGATGCCGCCGGGCAACCGGAGTTCTGGGTTGGGGAGCCTGGTGCACAACAAGCGCGACCTGTCGGGCAACCTGTACATGCGCAACCGGTACTACGATGCGCAGGCCGGCCGCTTCAGCCAGGAAGATCCCATCGGCCTCGCCGGCGGGCTGAATGCGTACGGGTTTGCGGCGGGCGATCCGGTGAGCTACAGCGATCCATATGGGTTGTGTGCGGATCGACTCTACAAACGAAGGGGCTTGCTGGGGTTGTTTGGAGTCGGTGAGAAAACGTGTCCCGGCGGGCTTTCTCACCAAGAGTACGACATTACTTTCGCAGCGCTGAATACGTTGGTACCGGGCTCTGAAACTACCAGATTGTTCCACATGCTAGACCATGGAGGCATCCGCAGGGTTGAAAGAACTTGGCGGGGCCGACCCGCAGAGGCTGACTACAAGCGTGGCAGGATCAACGTGATGTACGGGTTTTTCGATGGAAAACAGCCCGGTTCTCTGACCGGTTATAACACACCTGGAGAACGTGGATGGGTGCTTGGTCACGAACTTGGGCATATTTTCCAGTATGAGACGGGCAAGCTCGTCCAACATGCCGATAACCCTGCGATTCCGAGTAACCGGGCGTACATCTTAGGTCTGTTTCGGGACCAGTCGCAGAACGGTGAAAATGCTTTGCTGCAGGGCGACGCTAACCTTGTTGGGTGTCGAATTGCACGTCAGCCCGGTCTTTGGGGGCCACATGTCTGCTAA
- a CDS encoding helix-turn-helix domain-containing protein has product MARYDPDPPFGAVLRRLRTDRRFTIEEAAQRGGVTANYLGDVERGQRNPTMKVVARILAGLQVSWTQFAELLDNSPEQKAP; this is encoded by the coding sequence ATGGCTCGCTACGATCCCGATCCACCGTTTGGCGCTGTGCTTCGGCGCCTTCGCACGGACCGCCGCTTCACGATTGAAGAGGCTGCCCAGCGCGGAGGCGTGACTGCTAACTATCTTGGCGATGTCGAGCGCGGCCAGCGCAATCCCACCATGAAGGTTGTCGCGCGTATTCTGGCCGGTCTCCAAGTCTCGTGGACACAGTTCGCTGAACTGCTCGACAATTCACCAGAGCAGAAAGCACCCTGA
- a CDS encoding (2Fe-2S)-binding protein produces the protein MRFTLNGAETTVDAHPMKRLLDVLREDCGLTGTKEGCGEGECGACTVLIDGQPSVSCLVPFAQARDAEIVTIEGLGGDHPYQRAFSEFSGAQCGICTPGMILSAVALGPDPSLEQIRTGLAGNLCRCTGYEAIYRAIQNA, from the coding sequence ATGCGCTTCACGCTGAACGGCGCCGAGACCACGGTCGACGCGCACCCCATGAAGCGGCTGCTGGACGTGCTGCGCGAGGACTGCGGGCTGACGGGAACCAAGGAAGGGTGCGGCGAGGGCGAGTGCGGCGCCTGCACGGTGCTGATCGACGGCCAGCCGTCGGTGTCGTGCCTGGTACCGTTTGCCCAGGCGCGCGACGCGGAGATCGTGACCATCGAGGGGCTGGGCGGCGACCACCCGTACCAGCGCGCCTTCAGCGAGTTCAGCGGCGCGCAGTGCGGCATCTGCACGCCGGGAATGATCCTGTCGGCCGTGGCGCTGGGCCCCGATCCGTCGCTGGAGCAGATCCGCACGGGACTGGCGGGAAACCTGTGCCGCTGCACCGGCTACGAAGCCATCTACCGCGCCATTCAGAACGCATGA
- a CDS encoding xanthine dehydrogenase family protein molybdopterin-binding subunit encodes MIPAVGRSVSRKDGMAKTTGVAKYIDDLHFPGMLYGRTIRSTIPRGRVTAIHLDFDPAGFTVVDYRDIPGPRCNFVALLEDDQPFLVKDEINHVAEAILLLAHEDRETLAGATVRLEYETDTPVLDPEQSPTVFKHVRITKGDVDSAFSQADVIVEGTYTTGHQEHVYIETNGVIAVPQQNGMTIYGSMQCPYYVHKAVKHLLQIPDDRVRVVQVETGGGFGGKEEYPNILAGHASLLARKSGRPVKMVYERSEDMEATTKRHPSIIRHRTGVKRDGTLVAMEIDVLMDGGAYVTLSPVVLSRGCIHGAGPYRCENTRIRGRVVMTNTPPNGAFRGFGAPQTQFATEVHMDRIADALGMDPVHLREINALRPGDTSATGQIMGDDCSALESLRAGVERSDYHRKRAEYAGTNRGIGLSLFFHGSGFTGGGEVYLASKATLEATETGARIRVASVEMGQGTRTMHAQIVADALGIPYEDVEIVQPDTSQVPDSGPTVASRTCMVVGRILQRCAEEMREVLGDRTPGEYVRDHGPLSITRQFQKPEEISWNDTEYTGDAYAAYGWGCDVAEVEVDPVTYEVRPLRMTIVHEVGKAIHPSMVVGQIEGGTAQGIGWALNEHVVMRDGRMANPTLTNYTIPTTLDTPPMEVVVLENPSGYGPYGAKGVGEMPMDGPAPALVNAIRHVGLDVRSIPAVPETIMEVACASR; translated from the coding sequence ATGATCCCAGCCGTCGGCCGGTCCGTATCGCGCAAGGACGGAATGGCGAAGACCACGGGTGTCGCCAAGTACATCGACGACCTGCATTTTCCAGGGATGCTGTACGGGCGCACTATCCGCTCCACCATCCCGCGGGGCCGCGTCACGGCGATCCACCTGGACTTTGATCCGGCGGGATTCACCGTCGTGGACTACCGCGACATCCCCGGCCCGCGCTGCAACTTTGTGGCGCTGCTGGAAGACGACCAGCCCTTTCTGGTCAAGGACGAGATCAACCACGTCGCCGAGGCCATCCTGCTGCTGGCGCACGAGGACCGCGAAACCCTGGCCGGCGCCACGGTGCGCCTGGAGTACGAAACCGACACGCCGGTGCTGGATCCGGAGCAGTCGCCCACCGTCTTCAAGCACGTCCGCATTACCAAGGGCGACGTGGACTCCGCGTTCTCCCAGGCGGACGTCATTGTCGAAGGAACGTACACAACGGGCCACCAGGAGCACGTCTACATCGAGACCAACGGTGTCATCGCCGTCCCGCAACAGAACGGGATGACGATCTACGGCTCCATGCAGTGCCCGTACTACGTTCACAAGGCCGTCAAGCACCTGCTGCAGATTCCCGACGACCGCGTGCGCGTGGTGCAGGTGGAAACGGGCGGCGGATTCGGCGGCAAGGAAGAATATCCCAACATCCTGGCCGGCCACGCCTCGCTGCTGGCCCGCAAGTCCGGCCGCCCGGTCAAGATGGTGTACGAGCGGTCCGAGGACATGGAGGCCACCACCAAGCGCCATCCCTCCATCATCCGCCACCGCACGGGCGTAAAGCGCGACGGAACGCTGGTGGCGATGGAGATTGACGTGCTGATGGACGGCGGCGCGTACGTGACGCTTTCCCCGGTGGTGCTGTCGCGCGGCTGCATTCACGGGGCAGGCCCGTACCGGTGCGAAAACACGCGCATCCGGGGCCGCGTGGTGATGACCAACACGCCGCCCAACGGCGCGTTCCGCGGCTTCGGCGCCCCGCAGACGCAGTTCGCGACGGAGGTGCACATGGACCGCATCGCCGACGCGCTGGGGATGGACCCCGTGCACCTGCGCGAGATCAACGCCCTGCGCCCCGGCGACACCAGCGCCACAGGCCAGATCATGGGCGACGACTGCAGCGCGCTGGAATCCCTGCGCGCCGGCGTGGAGCGCAGCGACTACCACCGCAAGCGCGCGGAGTACGCCGGCACCAACCGCGGCATCGGCCTCTCCCTCTTCTTTCACGGCTCCGGGTTCACCGGCGGCGGCGAGGTGTACCTGGCGTCCAAGGCGACGCTGGAGGCCACCGAAACCGGCGCCCGCATCCGCGTGGCCAGCGTGGAGATGGGCCAGGGCACGCGCACCATGCACGCGCAGATCGTGGCCGACGCGCTGGGCATTCCGTACGAGGACGTGGAGATCGTGCAGCCCGACACCTCGCAGGTGCCCGACAGCGGGCCCACCGTGGCGTCGCGCACCTGCATGGTCGTGGGCCGCATTCTGCAGCGCTGCGCCGAAGAAATGCGCGAGGTGCTGGGCGACCGGACGCCCGGCGAGTACGTGCGCGACCACGGTCCCCTCTCCATCACCCGGCAGTTCCAGAAGCCGGAAGAAATCTCCTGGAACGACACCGAGTACACCGGCGACGCGTACGCCGCGTACGGCTGGGGGTGCGACGTGGCCGAGGTGGAGGTCGATCCGGTGACGTACGAGGTGCGTCCGCTGCGGATGACCATCGTGCACGAGGTCGGCAAGGCGATCCACCCGTCCATGGTGGTGGGGCAGATCGAGGGCGGCACGGCGCAGGGGATTGGCTGGGCGCTCAACGAGCACGTGGTGATGCGCGACGGCCGCATGGCCAACCCCACGCTCACCAACTACACCATCCCCACCACGCTCGACACGCCGCCCATGGAGGTGGTGGTGCTGGAGAATCCCAGCGGCTACGGCCCGTACGGCGCCAAGGGCGTGGGCGAAATGCCCATGGACGGCCCCGCGCCGGCGCTGGTGAACGCCATCCGCCATGTGGGGCTGGACGTACGCTCCATTCCCGCCGTTCCCGAAACCATCATGGAGGTGGCATGCGCTTCACGCTGA
- a CDS encoding RHS repeat-associated core domain-containing protein, protein MHNKRDLPGNMYMRNRYYDAQAGRFTQEDPIGLAGGLYAFGSRRAIRGAIQTRTN, encoded by the coding sequence GTGCACAACAAGCGGGATCTGCCGGGCAATATGTACATGCGCAACCGGTACTACGACGCGCAGGCCGGCCGCTTCACGCAGGAAGACCCGATCGGCCTCGCGGGCGGGCTTTACGCGTTCGGTTCGCGGCGGGCGATCCGGGGAGCTATTCAGACCCGTACGAATTAA
- a CDS encoding FMN-binding negative transcriptional regulator: MYIPSSNAENDPGIIFDFIEAHSLGALVTTGADGLFATHLPLLVDRTRGPHGTLQGHIARANPHHRMADSESEALVIFTGPDAYITPAWYPAKAEHGKVVPTWNYVAVHAHGTLRFIQDPAFPHAHLQALTTRHEAGRDQEWSVSDAPAEFIAGLERAIVGVEITITRLEGKWKMSQNRSAADIDGVVRGLADSGDEVQQRVAEIVEARRPAR, translated from the coding sequence ATGTACATCCCGTCATCCAACGCCGAGAACGATCCCGGCATCATCTTTGATTTCATCGAGGCGCATTCGCTCGGCGCACTGGTGACGACCGGTGCGGACGGGCTGTTCGCTACGCATCTGCCGCTGCTGGTGGATCGCACGCGCGGGCCGCACGGAACGCTGCAGGGGCACATCGCGCGCGCGAATCCGCATCACCGGATGGCTGATTCCGAGTCGGAGGCGCTCGTCATCTTCACCGGGCCGGACGCGTACATCACGCCGGCGTGGTACCCGGCCAAGGCGGAGCATGGAAAGGTCGTTCCCACGTGGAACTACGTGGCCGTGCACGCGCATGGAACGTTGCGCTTCATCCAGGATCCCGCGTTTCCGCACGCGCACCTGCAGGCGCTGACAACGCGCCACGAAGCCGGGCGGGATCAGGAATGGTCGGTAAGCGACGCGCCCGCGGAGTTCATCGCGGGGCTGGAGCGCGCCATCGTGGGCGTGGAGATCACCATCACGCGGCTCGAGGGAAAGTGGAAGATGAGCCAGAACCGCTCCGCCGCGGACATCGACGGCGTGGTGCGCGGGCTGGCGGATTCTGGTGATGAGGTGCAGCAGCGCGTCGCGGAGATCGTGGAAGCGCGAAGGCCGGCGCGATGA
- a CDS encoding RHS repeat-associated core domain-containing protein → MTSPESIFKPSFGFSAMMFGDALDHPPAVHRFDYRDSVFSKYDTGPAPISMQPLTIYPHTNWRGDYQIGTFSTGETQRCVQVPSQPGDHETVDGYVPGGPGTINPTLPYCLAAVRWAGNYVWLDHSVRKAPPGTDGFWVGSLVHNKRDLTGNLYMRNRYYDATAGRFKQEDPIGLAGGLNAYGFANGDPVTYSDPYGLCPVCVGAAVALLSVPNGRTGDAVLDDPAKRRPMEAAFNNAPHDEGGYALEQGASCSVAGGCLPGQNATREDIRIPVNRNTTYDYHTHGNVGLDRESGIPGDKYTRGPSDTDVSGSGAYVGLGIMPTTYIIDDKYIYRLTPSRDGSVTMTTYHRFVIPRGPDNPNPQDY, encoded by the coding sequence ATGACATCACCGGAGAGCATCTTTAAGCCATCGTTTGGCTTTTCAGCGATGATGTTCGGGGATGCGCTGGACCATCCGCCGGCGGTGCACCGGTTCGACTACCGGGACTCGGTGTTCTCGAAGTACGACACGGGACCGGCGCCCATCAGCATGCAGCCGCTGACCATCTACCCGCACACGAACTGGCGGGGCGACTACCAGATCGGCACGTTCTCCACCGGTGAGACGCAGCGGTGCGTGCAGGTGCCTTCGCAGCCGGGCGACCACGAGACGGTGGATGGATATGTGCCGGGCGGGCCGGGGACCATCAACCCCACGCTCCCGTACTGCCTTGCGGCGGTGCGGTGGGCTGGCAACTACGTCTGGCTGGATCACAGCGTGCGCAAGGCGCCGCCGGGGACGGACGGATTCTGGGTGGGGAGCCTGGTGCACAACAAGCGGGACCTGACGGGCAACCTGTACATGCGCAACCGGTACTACGACGCGACGGCCGGTCGCTTCAAGCAGGAAGACCCCATCGGCCTCGCGGGCGGGCTGAACGCGTACGGGTTTGCGAACGGTGATCCGGTGACCTACTCGGATCCGTATGGGTTGTGCCCGGTGTGCGTTGGCGCCGCAGTCGCGTTGCTCAGTGTTCCGAATGGCCGAACGGGCGATGCGGTACTGGATGATCCAGCCAAGAGGCGACCAATGGAGGCTGCATTCAACAATGCACCGCATGACGAAGGTGGATACGCTCTTGAACAGGGTGCGTCCTGCAGCGTGGCGGGGGGATGCCTCCCCGGCCAGAACGCAACGAGAGAAGACATTCGAATTCCCGTAAATCGTAATACCACATATGACTACCATACACACGGGAATGTTGGTCTAGATAGGGAAAGCGGCATCCCTGGAGATAAGTACACCCGCGGCCCAAGCGACACAGACGTTAGCGGAAGTGGAGCTTATGTAGGATTGGGTATCATGCCGACAACCTACATCATCGATGATAAATATATTTACAGGCTAACGCCGTCTCGGGACGGTTCTGTCACCATGACAACCTACCACCGGTTTGTGATCCCGAGAGGTCCCGATAACCCGAATCCACAGGATTACTGA
- a CDS encoding PQQ-dependent sugar dehydrogenase: MRVSSFLIAVPLAATLPFAACSSTREASAEEAAVQATPAQTGATAAADPAQCRPLETRPANGAGQQPAFPGQTRGCGVQSSAPYDVQVVARGLAKPWAVEPMPNGSFLVTEKGGQMRIVSASGQVGQPIAGLPAVDARGQGGLLDVALSPRFATDRTVFWTFTEPRTDGNGTSVGRGVLSADGSRLQQVRVILHTIPSYTNNMHFGSRLAFGSDGMLFVTMGERSDTITRPQAQQMNSHFGKVLRITTDGAPAPGNPYIGEAQVLPEIWSAGHRNVQAAAVDPQGGLWVIEHGTRGGDEVNHVQRGKNYGWPVQAYGIEYQGGPIRSRLGPAATQRAGMEQPVYYWDPVIAPSGAQYYTGSMFPAWRNSLFIGGLASMRLVRVQMENGRVVREEHLLADRNKRIRDVRQGPDGALYVVTDDQAGELWKIVPRR; this comes from the coding sequence ATGCGTGTTTCGAGTTTCCTGATTGCCGTGCCGCTCGCCGCCACGCTGCCGTTCGCGGCATGCTCCAGCACGCGCGAGGCATCCGCAGAAGAGGCCGCCGTTCAGGCCACGCCGGCGCAGACCGGCGCCACCGCCGCGGCCGACCCGGCCCAGTGCCGCCCGCTGGAAACGCGCCCGGCCAACGGCGCCGGCCAGCAGCCCGCCTTTCCGGGGCAGACCCGCGGCTGCGGCGTGCAGTCCAGCGCGCCGTACGACGTGCAGGTGGTGGCGCGCGGGCTCGCGAAGCCGTGGGCCGTGGAGCCGATGCCCAACGGCTCCTTTCTGGTGACGGAAAAGGGCGGGCAGATGCGCATCGTTTCCGCCAGCGGCCAGGTAGGGCAGCCCATCGCCGGGCTTCCCGCGGTGGACGCGCGCGGCCAGGGCGGCCTGCTGGACGTGGCGCTCAGCCCGCGCTTCGCTACGGACCGCACGGTGTTCTGGACGTTCACCGAGCCGCGCACGGACGGCAACGGCACCAGCGTGGGCCGCGGCGTTCTTTCCGCAGACGGCAGCCGGCTGCAGCAGGTGCGGGTGATTCTGCACACCATCCCGTCGTATACCAACAACATGCACTTCGGCTCGCGCCTGGCGTTCGGCAGCGACGGCATGCTGTTCGTGACCATGGGCGAGCGGTCCGACACCATCACGCGCCCGCAGGCGCAGCAGATGAACAGCCACTTCGGCAAGGTTCTGCGCATCACCACCGACGGCGCGCCCGCGCCGGGCAATCCGTACATCGGCGAGGCGCAGGTTCTGCCAGAAATCTGGTCCGCCGGACACCGCAACGTGCAGGCGGCGGCGGTGGACCCGCAGGGCGGGCTGTGGGTCATTGAGCACGGCACGCGCGGCGGCGACGAGGTGAACCACGTGCAGCGCGGTAAGAACTACGGCTGGCCCGTGCAGGCGTACGGCATCGAGTACCAGGGCGGCCCCATCCGTTCGCGCCTGGGCCCCGCGGCCACGCAGCGCGCCGGGATGGAGCAGCCTGTATACTACTGGGACCCGGTGATCGCGCCGTCGGGCGCGCAGTACTACACGGGGAGCATGTTCCCGGCGTGGCGCAACAGCCTGTTCATCGGCGGGCTGGCGAGCATGCGGCTGGTGCGGGTGCAGATGGAGAACGGGCGCGTGGTGCGCGAGGAGCACCTGCTGGCCGACCGCAACAAGCGCATCCGCGACGTGCGGCAGGGGCCGGACGGCGCGCTGTACGTGGTGACGGACGACCAGGCCGGCGAGCTCTGGAAGATCGTCCCGCGGCGGTAA
- a CDS encoding DUF6986 family protein, protein MKTSIPVAEMERAAARLRPANLAFVRRYPGESAARQPVHTVYAGAQFYTHDAAAAHGRDALRALREYAPTADVFARALGLPAELDAEALYARVADKLAREPVEDFRVDFEDGYGVRPDAEEDATALAVAEEMGRGMAAGTLPASTGLRVKALTEEMRGRAIRTLDLFLTRLLDVTDRRLPPGLVITLPKVTIPEQVTFFAEVLELLEPRLGLPGGSLRFEIMIETPQAVIGPDGACPMPEFLDRARGRMTGVHFGTYDYTSGVGITAAYQGMRHKACDFVRHVMQVSFAGTGMWMSDGSTAVLPVPMHEGDALSDAQRDENRAAVHRAWRMHYEDVQHSLVNGWYQGWDLHPAQLPTRYAAVFAFFLAGRDAAAARLRGFLAKAAQAGESFDDPHAGQALLNYFLRGIACGAFSDEEVVERTGLTPEELASRSFHHILELRGPADA, encoded by the coding sequence ATGAAGACGTCCATTCCCGTCGCGGAGATGGAGCGCGCGGCGGCGCGGCTGCGGCCGGCCAACCTGGCGTTCGTGCGGCGCTATCCGGGCGAATCCGCGGCGCGGCAGCCGGTGCACACGGTGTACGCGGGCGCGCAGTTCTACACGCACGACGCGGCCGCGGCGCACGGGCGGGACGCCCTGCGCGCCCTGCGCGAGTACGCGCCCACCGCGGACGTGTTCGCGCGCGCGCTGGGCCTGCCCGCGGAGCTGGACGCCGAGGCGCTGTACGCGCGCGTCGCGGACAAGCTGGCGCGCGAGCCGGTGGAGGACTTTCGCGTGGACTTCGAGGACGGCTACGGCGTGCGTCCGGACGCGGAGGAGGACGCGACCGCGCTCGCGGTGGCGGAAGAGATGGGGCGGGGGATGGCGGCCGGTACGCTTCCCGCCAGCACCGGCCTGCGCGTAAAGGCGTTGACGGAGGAGATGCGCGGGCGCGCCATCCGCACGCTGGACCTGTTCCTTACGCGGCTGCTGGACGTGACGGATCGCCGGCTGCCGCCCGGGCTGGTCATCACGCTTCCCAAGGTGACGATCCCGGAGCAGGTGACGTTCTTTGCGGAGGTGCTGGAACTGCTGGAGCCGCGGCTGGGGCTGCCCGGCGGATCGCTGCGCTTCGAGATCATGATCGAGACGCCGCAGGCCGTCATTGGCCCGGACGGCGCGTGCCCCATGCCGGAGTTTCTGGACCGCGCCCGCGGCCGCATGACCGGCGTGCACTTCGGCACCTATGATTACACGTCAGGCGTGGGCATTACCGCGGCGTACCAGGGCATGCGCCATAAGGCGTGCGACTTCGTGCGGCACGTGATGCAGGTGTCGTTCGCGGGGACGGGGATGTGGATGTCGGACGGGTCCACCGCCGTGCTCCCCGTCCCCATGCACGAGGGCGACGCGCTCTCGGACGCGCAGCGGGACGAGAACCGCGCGGCCGTGCACCGCGCGTGGCGCATGCACTACGAGGATGTGCAGCACTCGCTGGTGAACGGCTGGTACCAGGGTTGGGATCTGCATCCGGCGCAGCTTCCCACGCGATACGCCGCGGTCTTCGCGTTCTTTCTGGCCGGCCGCGATGCCGCCGCCGCGCGACTGCGCGGCTTTCTGGCCAAGGCCGCGCAGGCGGGCGAGTCGTTCGATGATCCGCACGCGGGGCAGGCGCTGCTCAACTACTTTCTGCGCGGCATCGCCTGCGGTGCCTTTTCCGACGAAGAAGTGGTGGAACGCACCGGGCTTACGCCTGAAGAGCTGGCGAGCCGGTCATTCCACCACATCCTTGAACTGCGCGGACCGGCAGACGCGTGA
- a CDS encoding FAD binding domain-containing protein, which produces MKIATTTLQLREPRSVDEALVMMNEDAPLTPVAGCTDVFVTLNFGQQPARRFINLWPLDELRGISEDGEALRIGALTTYTELIRSDVVNRRMPALVAAAREVGGVQIQNRGTLAGNVANGSPAGDSLPVLAVADAVVVLRSVSGERRIPVTEIYTGYRATVIRPDELIVAIEIPRTDGAQWFRKVGTRAAQAISKVVMAAVRGPEPRVAFGSVAATVVRVPRTERALADGATIEEAQRVLAAEITPIDDVRSTAAYRLRVAGNLLGQWWTETV; this is translated from the coding sequence ATGAAGATCGCGACGACGACGCTGCAACTGCGCGAGCCCCGCTCCGTGGACGAGGCGCTGGTGATGATGAACGAGGACGCGCCGCTCACGCCCGTCGCCGGGTGCACGGACGTGTTCGTGACGCTCAACTTCGGACAGCAGCCCGCGCGGCGGTTCATCAACCTGTGGCCGCTGGATGAACTGCGCGGGATCTCGGAGGATGGCGAGGCACTGCGCATCGGCGCGCTGACCACGTACACGGAGCTGATCCGCTCCGACGTGGTGAACCGGCGGATGCCGGCGCTGGTGGCCGCGGCGCGCGAGGTAGGCGGCGTGCAGATCCAGAACCGCGGCACGCTGGCGGGGAACGTGGCCAACGGCTCCCCCGCGGGCGACAGCCTGCCGGTGCTGGCGGTGGCGGATGCGGTGGTGGTGCTGCGCAGCGTGTCTGGCGAGCGGCGCATTCCGGTAACGGAGATCTACACCGGCTACCGCGCCACCGTGATCCGCCCCGACGAGCTGATCGTGGCGATCGAGATTCCGCGCACGGACGGGGCGCAGTGGTTCCGCAAGGTGGGGACGCGGGCGGCGCAGGCCATCAGCAAGGTGGTGATGGCGGCGGTGCGCGGCCCCGAGCCGCGCGTCGCCTTTGGCAGCGTGGCGGCCACCGTGGTGCGCGTGCCGCGTACGGAGCGCGCCCTGGCGGACGGCGCCACGATCGAGGAGGCGCAGCGCGTACTGGCCGCGGAGATCACCCCCATCGACGATGTGCGCTCCACCGCCGCGTACCGGCTGCGCGTGGCCGGCAACCTGCTCGGGCAGTGGTGGACGGAAACGGTGTAG